From Pseudomonas sp. B21-028, one genomic window encodes:
- a CDS encoding ABC transporter permease codes for MKLLDGMRRGRQGYLMSAPALALYLGLLVIPLGLTLVLSFNVFDYGSGIDSRAYTLDHYISLLGDSYFYEIFLRTFWISALTTILCVLIGVPEAYVLSRMGAPWRSIFLILILTPLLISVVVRAFGWSLLLGADGLVNQTLQAFGGAPMKLLYTPFAVVIALVHVMLPFMIIPVWTSLQKLDPAAEQAALSLGASQFTVIRKVVLPQIMPGVLSGTLIVFGLAASSFAIPGLLGGRRLKMVATLIYDQYLSELNWPMGAAIAIALLLLNLLIMLSWNRMIEGRYKKSLG; via the coding sequence ATGAAGCTGCTGGACGGAATGCGCCGGGGCCGACAAGGCTACCTGATGTCCGCACCGGCCCTGGCCCTGTACCTGGGTTTGCTGGTGATTCCCCTGGGGCTGACGCTGGTGCTGTCGTTCAACGTTTTCGACTACGGGTCGGGCATCGACAGCCGTGCGTACACCCTCGATCACTACATCAGCCTGCTGGGCGATTCGTACTTCTACGAGATCTTTTTGCGCACCTTCTGGATCAGTGCCCTGACCACGATTTTGTGCGTGCTGATCGGCGTGCCCGAAGCGTACGTGCTCAGCCGCATGGGTGCGCCATGGCGCTCGATTTTCCTGATCCTGATTCTCACCCCGTTGCTGATTTCGGTGGTGGTCCGGGCCTTCGGCTGGAGCCTGCTGCTGGGCGCCGACGGGTTGGTCAACCAGACGCTGCAAGCGTTCGGTGGCGCGCCGATGAAGTTGCTCTATACGCCATTCGCCGTGGTCATCGCCCTGGTCCACGTGATGCTGCCGTTCATGATCATTCCGGTCTGGACCTCGCTGCAGAAACTCGATCCGGCCGCCGAACAGGCCGCGTTGTCCCTGGGGGCCAGCCAGTTCACGGTGATCCGCAAGGTGGTGCTGCCGCAGATCATGCCCGGCGTGCTGTCCGGCACCCTGATTGTGTTCGGCCTGGCCGCCAGCTCCTTCGCCATTCCCGGGCTGCTCGGCGGACGCCGCTTGAAGATGGTCGCCACGCTGATCTACGACCAGTACCTGTCGGAACTCAACTGGCCCATGGGCGCGGCCATCGCCATTGCGCTGTTGCTGCTCAACCTGCTGATCATGCTGTCGTGGAACCGCATGATCGAAGGCCGCTACAAGAAGTCACTGGGGTAA